The genomic DNA TGTCTTTAATAACAAATACTGATTTTACATAACATCAACTGTACAAGACTGATTTAAACAATGTTGGATGAGGGAGTAGGTCGAATCTTCAGGGGCCTATATTAGAGGCTGATGCATTTAGTATCAACAAGATGAGGGCGCGTTCAGGCACAGTGCtctgcaataaaataataataatggtttaATGGTGCAAATAAAGCCAAATGTTCTGCATCAAAACTACTTCTAAAAAGcacatgttttaacatagtgTGTTATCttatataattttatataaGTGTACCAATTGGTACCATTACTGAATTCAGAGACCAGAACTGAATTGATTTAACTGTGAGCGGTAGCCAAACCTGCACACTCACAAATACACTGCATACAAACTGATCTGCAGACAGTCACACGCTACATTAAACTTACATTTCCAAACTTCACTCATTTATTAGCATTTATCATCAGCATGGTCTCCCACGTTTGAGCCAGGTCGTGACACCcagtctctgtttgtgttggAATAAATGCTAACACTAATGCGATGTAACAGCACATGGATGAAATGTAGTGAGACCAAACTGCCAGTGTTGAAACTGATGCAGTTACTAAATGTCAGTCTCAATCAACAGAGTGGATTGTTTTCTGTGGTTCATTTCACCTCCGCGTCTGTGCTGCTGCGTTCGGAAGGTTCTGGTCCATTAAGGTGATATCTATGCTACAGTCCTTGATGGGCATACAGAGCTGCGTTGCTCAGAAGTGTCAGCTGATTTGACATGGTCTGTGTTCTAATCAGTGACGGCCGCCTGGGACTTTAGAGGAGGAAACTTGTGGCACCAAATAAATCCAGTGGGAGTCAAACAGACTGTGCTGAACTCACTGATACCCGTGACATTGAAGGACTAAAAAACTGATTGctgacacagtcagacacaaagCCAAACACTAGATTCTACGCTTCCCTTGATACGACTTGACTGCAGCTTACTTCGACCCTCTCCGTTCCACATATTTTAAATTCCACATACCAGTGTGGACCACAGGCTTTCTGTGACAAATGTGTAGCCTCAAAGCTCAAATTAAGAAAAACCCTCAAGGGGTGACTTCAACGGCGTCAGGGTTATAAGGAAAACAACATCGTATAACTGCTTTAACAGGCTGAAGTGTGCAAACAGTGGCTGGTAAAATGATTTCCATGAgtgaaatgaatgaagcaaACCTTTAGcattgaaaaacaacagtttaaactCAGCGACTATGTGCACCAGGTATGATTTTTGTACTGCTTTTTCAGATGATACAATAAAGGTAGCACAACCTCGCGATTAACACAATCAAATCATTTAACACAGTTAACGCGAATTTGATTGTGTCTACGTAGCACTTGGTCCTGAATCAAGTTATACAAGGACATAAATGTCTGAGGTTCAACTTGCCATAAAGGACACATTGTAAACCAAGAGGCCAACAGAGGGTTAACATCAAGGGAAATTTGAATGAAATCCACTAAAGCCGTATAAAGGAATTCCCCCCCTCCGGCTGTGACCTGGACCCTCCCTGCTAAAACTCCTAACTCGCCACATGAGCTTATTTCACTCTCCCTCCAATTATGCCTGTATGAGTTTTTTTTATAGCTTCCTAATCTCTTTAGGGTTTCTTCTGGTGCTACAATCTGCCCTCTGCTCCACTTTAGGTTTCCACATGTTGCCAGGCCCCACGGCCCCATGGGTTCAGATCCTGGCACACATCCAACTGCTTGTGCTCGGAGAAGCAGCAACAGTGCAGAGTGAATTAATGAAAATTAGATTATGGGCAATTATATTTGATAGAAATCATATGGGAGATGAAGATGAATGCTTGCGAGGCTAAAGGAGGGGTGAATGGAATGAGGAGCAGAGTTGACCAAATTATACATTTGGTCatacatgtttttctctttcagggGCCTTATCTGAAGACGTTATACTGGCAataatgttttgggtttttttttcccatcacaaccaaagaaaaatatgcaaattaCGAAATGAGGCAATCAATCGGCGCGAGATAAGAAGCAAGTCTGTCCTGACTTGTGCTCGTGGATGTTGTTTCAGCACATTGCTGGCACCAGATGGACATCGTAAACTCAATAGAGGTTAGGTGCCAATCAGTGTTTGCCTCTGTGCTGGGATTTTGAGTACTTTGATTTTTCATCTGTTCAAAGCAAGCAGCACAATTGTATTGCCCACGATGCTGAGAACTCGGCGAGTGAGGGATGCAGACAGAGTTTACTAAAGGTCATTGTGTTGAGATTGTATTACCCAGAATGACCGCATTTTGTTGTAGGAAAGATCTCCTTTAAACCGAGACGTTGAGTaagtctttcaactggaaggggACGAAGGTTTGAATTCCTGGCTGTGCCAGTGTAACAACGCTTGCCTAATCTCATTAGAGCACGATTCTGGAAAGGATGTAGCTCTCACTTGCAAGAGGCGTGACCAGTGAACGTAGATGAAAATGCATCTGTACACAATTGGATAGACCAAAGATACAACCAATAACTTTCCATAcacaatcttcttcttttttgttcttaaaaacgacagtttcaagaaatgtcttcatacagCCACGCACACAAACTCTGTAATATAACACGCCAGGGCTGTAGGTGGCACTGTAACCGTGGCACAGTAAATACACACGGAGCACGTTGTTGTCGTCTTGTCCTCTTGTGTTTGGGGCACATACACAGCAGATACTGCCACTTAAAGTGAAGTTGTGTTAGGTTGAAGCCACAAAAAATCagttccatgtggataaaaagccgaaattctgatgtttttttagGCTCACGGTGACACATACCTGCCAACACCTCTGtcctctggaagaggttttcagTGCGGACCTCCACGGCCTCCTGAGGCGAGCCAGGGGCGCTGGTCGTACTGGTCATCTGGTTCCTCTGCATGTCCTCTGTAACCGGCACTGGAGCCTGCGTGAGGAGCAAGAAGCCAGGAGGGTTCAAAAGTTAGGGTTTAGCAATGAAGTACGGACgaaatgaaatataattgtTCTTACTGACGGCTGACTTCTACATTCTGTATTCCACTACTACTCATTTCTGAGTTAAGAGGAGTTGGGTTAATTTGGGTTTCATAGCATAATCCCATAATCCCTCAGAGGAACGATTTCATCATCAAGTGCAGTTTTATTTGGCCTGATGCAGCAACTTTCACAAGTCTCTGCTGGGTACCTGAAAATTCTCAGTTACGAAACAGAAAATCGCTCCAAAAcaaagaagattaaaaaaaaaaacaacaaagaaagaaagacagacggTGTTAATTAGGTGGTAGTTGGATTTTCTCACATTGGTTGTTGTCTCCACTCTTAATgctaaaataagataaaaggTTGCCGGCtgtgtttttaagaaaatattgaactATTCCTTGTAAAAACATtgaaacctgtgtttgtgacacCAAGCACCAACAATAGCAAATAAAGCGTGCACTGTAGTTGGCCAAGGGACAAagtcaacaacaataaatggaATGGAGCCAGGTAGATTTCACGTAGGGGGTTTGAGACCTTCATGACTAATCCCAAACAGATGCAGTAtccagcagagtgtgtgtgagatctaGGATAGTTCCAGAATATGTGATTATGGCCAAGAGAGATGTAATCCCTCATAATTTGCAGTGGAGCAAAAACATGGGAGAATTTGCCGTGAGCACTTGATCTCTATCCTGAAAGCGACCTCACGGCTCCTGGTATTACAAGGGATTTGATGTCGTACACTGGGTCGGATGAAGATATAGTGAGGTGCAGAGCAGCACTCTGTTGACTTATGGTAGTCATAGATGAGCCTCCATAATTATTACTGACCGGGAACACGCAGTGAAGGCCTTATGTGCCGTGATAAAGAAAAATAGcctgtttaatgtttattaatgagacgaaaggtccagtgtgtaacccTTAGTCgggtttattgacagaaattgaatgtactactacccataagtatgttttcaTAAGTGCATAGCCTCTCTAGAATGAAAAATGCTTTGGTTTTCGTAGCCTCAGAAATAAGCCCTTTTATAATTGACTCCACCATCTTGTGACAAAACaatcagagtgtgtgtctgtgaagagtCTCTTAGTTCCCTGATCCATCTATGTGTCTATCTAGGAAAGTGCAGAGGCTTACAATGACTCATTTGATTAAAAGAGGTTAAACCTTCTTGTCTTGTTCGCTTGTGTCTAATGTCTAATTGGAATGAAGAAATCGATTCTTGTTCAGTGTGTGGTCTATTATACTTTTTCTACGTTACCTCTGTTCTGAATGGTTTCCTGGGTGTGCTCTCCTTTGCCTTTTCTCTGACCGTGGCTGTGTCCACCCTGGGAGTGAAGTCTTTGGTGGAGTCCTGGGTGGGCTGCGCTGCGTTGGGCTCGAAATAAACCGTACTGATAGTCACCGTCTCCACCGTGTCTTCACCTCCGCCTGAAGGAAAGAGAGCGGCAGGTAAAAGATGTTGTTCGCTGGAGGAGTAATTGAGAAACTCCCTGAAACGCTCGCATGGTCAAACTCTGTCCATGTATGTTATCAATATTTTAGATTCAGCGTTTCCATGAGGTTAACTTCACACTCCATGGATTCAAATTTAGTGTGTGGCGTACAGTCTGACTTatagagcagcagagcagaataAAAGGGGATATACAATATTAGAGGAGCTATTGATCACTGGCCTGCCTCCTGTTACCCAACCTGACCTTCTCTCAAAGTTGCACTACCTTAAATTTAAAGGTGCTTAAAGCAAGTGGAGCAGAGGAGCTAATAAAAAGAGACACCTGAAATTTGCACACTTGCCCACAGCAGTGTGGGTGACAAGGTAATCTCAAGAAAAGAGAGGTGgtgaaagaaataaaagctAAGGAGTGGGAGGAAGTTCTGTGTGCCAGGTATAATAAAATTAACTTTTGGGTTTTTGGGACATCTCATTCAAAGTGAGATTCCTTTCTGAGATATTCTAGTTTGTTCAAATGTccacatcatttttctttttctaccaGCTAGACCCACAAAAATTTAATCAGCATATACTCAAGGCCAAAGTGTATGTCTTGGTCACATTTGAAAAGATTGTTCCAAGTATCTGACTTTTGCAATACACTTTTCTTTCCAGTTTTATTTGGGAAGAATTTCATTGCACTGTTGACTCTGTGTACATGACACTAAACTTCTTGAACTGTAATGTGAGACTCTCGCAAACCGAGTTCTATCAGCGCAGTGCACTACAGGAAGTGCTGGGGGCAGTCGGCCCATTTCTGACTTCACTCCAAGCTTTTCTTTTAGAAACGGCCTCTGTAGATAAAACCCCTCCTGTCATAGAGCTCCAGGTGTGAACACAACGTTTCTGGCCATCGACGTGACATCACGTCACGAATGCCGTTTTCACGTCCTTGTGTGAGGTCAAAGTTGAATTGAAAACAAGAATGACGCAAAAATCAACATGGGTCTACTTGtgtctgtgcattgactttgcATGTGTGCAAACTCCGGTGTGACCACTGCATTAGGGTATATCATTGACACAGGCAGTGTATGTTCAGTGTGAAGCTGCGGAAGCTAATATTTCTGCAAATAAATACAAGCCAACACCCAGATTCCTGTGTGTTGGGGTAACACTGAGCAGTGTTAGTCTCCTCTGTGCTCCTCCACTTTGAAAACACGCCTCCTTCTCTACACATAGCATTATAGGTTATAGATCATTATAgtttagggaacacatattcactattaactatgtgctcactaacatgcataaatagcacacaagccctttattagtaattattaagcacatattaacaccttattctacatacccttattctacctctattacgacatgaattaagatttttcctgattaaggtgttaatatgtgcttaataattactaataaaggtctggtatgctacttatatgcatgttagtaagcacctagttaatggtgaatatgtgttccctaatcgaAAGTGTTACCAAATGTTCCATTGTGGCTGAGAAGTCTCTAACAAGTAACacattggttaaaaaaaaacagacttctGCGCATTAATAAATACAAGGTTCTGTGTGTGATTAGCCCCTAGCAACAGTCCATTACACTTAACAACACTTAGGAGACATGAGTAGCTGTCGCCTATTTTTGTCCGCGCAAGTAACTATGTCAGTGTTTATCTTgaagaaacagaaataatcGTGACTTCTCTGAAAGCATTAATTAGATTTAATGCTCACATGATTTAGAGTGGGCCACACGTCAGAATTGTGGTTAGCGCTGTTGCCTTGTTTTTGACCCAGTCCGATGTtcaccctgtgtgtgcgtgggttttctcccgtttctccagtttcctccatgcagaggttaactggccACTAAACtaacgtgagagtgaatgtgtgtttgccctgtgaatgtctggtgacctgtccagagtgtacccgcCTTTCACCCTCTGTCGGCAGAGGTTGGCTCCAGCGGCGAGGATAAGGTGGTACACGATGAATGATTTGGAGAGATAACCCAAAAACATACTGTAGAGCCGCGGCTGTTGCAGGTGTGGAGGTGGAGGCATATGAAAAAGTTTCAGCTTCATAAAACTTGAAACAGAATGCCATCATGCCTTCGAGGCAATTGCCTGCTACGcttgcaaatgtgtgtgagtgtgtgtgtgtgtgtgtgtgtgaatgttccTCACCTGAGCCAGACCCTGAGTTAAAGTCGTCATCATCTTCAGGGTAATAACCTCCTGAGCCCGTGTCATCCAGGTACAAGTCATCAGCCTGAGACGACGTCTTGGCTGCTTCTGTTATCTGCAAAGCAACAAGATAATGGGCGGTGAGGACTTTTATTACATACAGTAGTGTCCATGAGAAAGTTTTCACTGTGCACCAGGGAATCCAAGGGTAACTAAGCGTAAAATACAAAGAgcataaaactatatataactAAAACAACTTGTTATAGAATTAGGTTTAATTAATCTAAAGTAAGCAAGTTGTCTTTATATAACACAGTgtatttagtttgaatgaactcAATTAATTTATGTGTAGGTATTGaagttattttttaatatatatatatcatgtcatctgacaggaaacagatgaattattaatcaattcaattaccaaaatataaaaaaaaattaatatatttGTTCTTAAGTGAAAAACTTTAATCTTAAATCTGATCATTATaattcaaaatataaatcatataaAGAGTGGCCCTTCTTCGGAATTAAACCACTGCAAGTAGACAAATTACTAAATGTGGAATTTAAACAATTTAAGATGATCACAATAGTAGAAATCAACCATGATTGAGTCATATAACATATTTTGCCCACATACTGTGCACCACATCatatcaacaaaataaaaacaaattatttaatttcaatcCACCACTCTCAGCTAAATATTAATCCAAAAAACTTTGATTCTAGCCTTTCAATGGTTAATTATAACCTTTGAGAGCAGCACTTTGGCAAGTAAATGTGTCTCTGATTGGCAAAAATACCAAACTCTTGAGAGGAAATTCAAAGCTAAAATCATTAGCACACTTTGAAACAGCACAAAGTGCAGCCCAAACTGTCccaatcatttcatttgttgcAGCTACAGAGCAGGAACTGgtgcaaacacaaatgtccaGTTGAGTGGATTATGAAGAGATGGCTAATCAGAGCAAGTCGATCACGCTGTGTTTGTACTAAAAACATAGAAAACGCAGCAGATATGCACTTAGAAAATACACAACATATAGCTCGTCATTCATCCTGTGGATccaatgaatacatgaatatatgAACCA from Solea senegalensis isolate Sse05_10M linkage group LG20, IFAPA_SoseM_1, whole genome shotgun sequence includes the following:
- the sdc2 gene encoding syndecan-2, which gives rise to MRNVWIILTLCLTAVLSGDRITEAAKTSSQADDLYLDDTGSGGYYPEDDDDFNSGSGSGGGEDTVETVTISTVYFEPNAAQPTQDSTKDFTPRVDTATVREKAKESTPRKPFRTEAPVPVTEDMQRNQMTSTTSAPGSPQEAVEVRTENLFQRTEVLAAVIAGGVIGFLFAIFLILLLVYRMRKKDEGSYDLGERKPSGTAYQKAPTKEFYA